In Daucus carota subsp. sativus chromosome 4, DH1 v3.0, whole genome shotgun sequence, one DNA window encodes the following:
- the LOC108216145 gene encoding heptahelical transmembrane protein 1 has product MSSEHQMDQSQLLLTSAAATNKMIINKKKKNQKNKKNKWRKYTSAAKNGAANHTYDLVSFEELPAYMKDNEYIRNYYRANWPLKQALFSIFRWHNETLNVWTHLVGFILFVGLTCSNMIQVPPVVEFFNILTTWSSPLGSAGNVSHDSKSFFSDTTKLIDLKHSSFGMDITLPELEVTRWPFFVFLGGSMFCLLSSSICHLFCCHSHPMNILMLRIDYVGIAVMIITSFFPPIYYIFQCSPHWQILYLSGITIMGIFTIVTLLSPVFSTNKFRSFRASLFVAMGLFGLVPAVHAMVVNWDDPSRNIILGYELAMALSYLIGTLFYVTRIPERWRPGWFDLAGHSHQIFHVFVIMGALSHYGAALVFLDFRSKIGCETNM; this is encoded by the exons ATGTCAAGTGAACATCAGATGGATCAAAGCCAGTTATTATTAACTAGTGCTGCAGCCACGAACAAGATGATTatcaacaagaagaagaagaatcagAAGAACAAGAAGAATAAGTGGAGGAAGTATACTAGTGCTGCCAAAAATGGTGCTGCTAATCATACTTATGATTTAGTTTCATTCGAGGAATTGCCGGCTTACATGAAAGATAATGAGTATATACGTAATTATTACAGAGCTAATTGGCCTCTTAAGCAAGCTCTTTTCAGCATTTTCCGGTGGCATAACGAGACTCTTAACGTTTGGAC GCATCTGGTTGGATTTATACTATTCGTGGGGCTGACATGCTCGAATATGATTCAGGTCCCTCCTGTCGTCGAATTCTTCAATATTCTTACAACCTG GTCTTCGCCATTGGGTTCAGCGGGGAATGTCTCTCATGATTCCAAAAGTTTCTTCTCT GACACAACAAAACTCATTGACCTGAAGCATTCATCTTTCGGCATGGACATTACACTACCAGAACTGGAAGTTACACGGTGGCCATTCTTCGTATTTCTTGGAGGCTCCATGTTCTGCCTCCTCTCGAGCAGCATTTGCCACCTCTTCTGCTGCCATTCCCACCCCATGAACATCTTAATGCTCCGAATAGACTACGTTGGAATCGCAGTCATGATCATCACCTCTTTTTTCCCTCCAATCTACTACATCTTCCAATGCTCCCCACACTGGCAAATTCTCTACCTCAGCGGTATCACAATCATGGGCATATTCACTATCGTCACATTGCTATCGCCCGTATTCTCAACAAATAAATTTCGCTCATTTAGAGCCTCGCTATTTGTGGCAATGGGGCTGTTTGGCCTAGTGCCTGCAGTTCATGCCATGGTAGTGAACTGGGATGATCCCAGCAGGAACATCATACTTGGTTACGAACTGGCTATGGCGCTTTCTTATCTAATCGGCACACTCTTCTACGTCACCCGCATTCCAGAGAGGTGGAGGCCTGGGTGGTTTGATCTAGCCGGACACAGCCACCAGATATTTCATGTGTTTGTCATCATGGGTGCATTGTCACATTATGGCGCTGCACTTGTATTTCTTGATTTTCGCAGTAAGATTGGCTGTGAAACCAACATGTAA
- the LOC108218130 gene encoding membrane protein PM19L: MEVGRGVRGLMRVILIVNFVAYLIVLGLAAWSIDKYIDGEQDHPHLGGNPSTSFMLIFALIAGAIGECSVLIGFTHLRAWRSDSLATAASSAIISWAVTALAFGLVCKEMLMGGHRGKRLQTLEAFITISTVSQLIYVLLMHAGMLSTRFGPSYGSSS; encoded by the exons ATGGAGGTGGGAAGGGGTGTTCGAGGTCTTATGAGAGTAATCTTGATAGTCAACTTTGTCGCGTATTTGATTGTACTGGGACTTGCCGCATGGTCTATCGATAAATATATCGATGGTGAACAGGATCACCCTC ACTTAGGAGGGAATCCATCGACAAGCTTTATGTTGATATTTGCACTGATAGCTGGAGCGATTGGGGAGTGCTCGGTGCTGATTGGATTCACTCATCTCCGAGCGTGGCGAAGTGATAGTCTGGCTACGGCGGCTTCTTCTGCCATAATTTCCTGGGCTGTAACTGCTCTTGCTTTTGG TCTTGTTTGTAAAGAGATGTTGATGGGAGGCCACAGAGGCAAACGCCTG CAAACACTGGAAGCTTTTATCACGATATCAACAGTAAGCCAACTGATATATGTGTTGCTAATGCATGCGGGAATGTTGAGCACCAGGTTTGGACCCAGCTATGGATCATCATCGTAG
- the LOC108216011 gene encoding ubiquitin C-terminal hydrolase 22, with protein sequence MKPDQFITPITKTPTMSSSISTTADHRAPPACPHLHNFRSTHAANPFRSLQQCLSVKPLGRAAVVRDPQDVPLCGSCLSPCFLYACLSCATVSCRRHVADHSPDHPISVDIDRAELFCCLCDDQVYDVDFDAAVVLAQLAGGAHPAPEKNVQSVKNVTKRRRVEYCDQWVPDSGQRELIESNSSALAEYDGDDVPLGLKGLNNLGNTCFMNSVLQALLHTPPFRNYFLSDRHNRIFCQQKNVKKNEGNAKNSRLCLSCDLDDIFASVYSGDRSSYSPAKFLYSWWQHAANLASYEQQDAHEFFISMLDGIHEKVDKDKQKPHSQGSGDCCIAHKVFSGILRSDVMCTACGFTSTTYDPCVDISLDLEPNHGGLTKTSAKSLSSCNSEPVSTNTSQNSGGTSTLVGCLKRFTRPERLGSDQKFFCQQCKVRQESLKQMSIRKLPLVYCFHIKRFEHSHVRKMSRKVDRYLQFPFSLNMSPYLSSSILRSRFGNRIFSFDGEEPDPSNEISCEFELFAVITHSGKLDAGHYYTYLRLSNQWYKCDDAWITRVNENIVRSAQGYMMFYVQKTLFYKASEKPRAL encoded by the exons ATGAAACCAGATCAATTCATCACCCCCATTACCAAAACTCCCACAATGTCTTCTTCCATTAGCACCACCGCCGATCACCGCGCCCCACCGGCGTGCCCTCACCTCCATAACTTCCGATCCACTCACGCCGCCAACCCCTTTCGATCTCTCCAGCAATGCTTGAGTGTTAAGCCACTCGGCCGCGCCGCCGTTGTGAGGGACCCACAGGACGTCCCTCTCTGTGGGTCCTGCTTGTCCCCTTGTTTTCTCTACGCGTGCTTGTCCTGCGCCACCGTCTCGTGCCGCCGCCACGTGGCCGATCACTCCCCCGACCACCCCATCTCCGTCGACATCGACCGCGCCGAGCTCTTCTGCTGTTTGTGTGACGACCAGGTTTATGACGTTGATTTCGATGCCGCCGTCGTTCTTGCGCAGCTCGCCGGTGGGGCCCACCCTGCTCCGGAGAAGAATGTGCAGAGTGTGAAGAATGTCACGAAACGGCGTCGTGTTGAGTATTGTGATCAGTGGGTCCCTGATTCGGGGCAAAGAGAGCTAATTGAGAGTAATTCAAGTGCATTGGCTGAGTATGATGGTGATGATGTGCCTTTAGGATTAAAAGGCCTCAACAATCTCGGCAACACGTGTTTCATGAATTCCGTGTTGCAGGCGTTGCTTCACACTCCGCCTTTCCGGAATTACTTCCTGAGTGATAGGCACAATAGGATTTTTTGTCAGCAGAAGAATGTGAAGAAGAATGAGGGTAATGCCAAGAATTCGAGGTTGTGTTTATCGTGCGATTTGGATGATATTTTCGCTTCTGTGTATTCAGGGGATAGGTCTTCCTACAGCCCTGCTAAGTTTTTATACAG TTGGTGGCAACATGCCGCAAACCTAGCAAGTTATGAGCAGCAGGATGCACATGAATTCTTTATTTCCATGCTCGATGGGATTCATGAAAAGGTGGATAAGGACAAGCAAAAACCCCATAGTCAAG GTAGTGGAGATTGTTGCATTGCTCATAAAGTGTTCTCTGGCATCTTGCGATCTGATGTTATGTGTACAGCTTGTGGTTTTACATCTACAACATATGATCCTTGTGTAGACATTTCACTGGATTTGGAACCAAATCACGGTGGTTTAACAAAAACATCTGCAAAATCACTCAGTTCGTGCAACAGTGAGCCAGTTTCCACCAACACAAGCCAAAACAGTGGCGGGACATCTACTCTAGTTGGTTGTTTGAAGCGTTTTACCAGACCTGAAAGATTAGGATCTGACCAGAAGTTTTTCTGCCAGCAATGTAAGGTGAGACAGGAATCTCTCAAACAGATGTCGATCAGGAAGCTTCCACTGGTTTACTGCTTTCATATCAAAAGGTTTGAGCACTCTCATGTTAGAAAAATGTCCCGTAAGGTTGACCGTTATTTACAGTTCCCATTCTCATTAAACATGAGCCCATATCTTTCCTCATCTATACTGAGAAGTAGATTTGGAAACCGGATATTCAGTTTTGACGGGGAGGAGCCAGATCCTTCCAATGAAATATCTTGCGAGTTTGAGCTGTTTGCAGTCATCACTCATTCTGGTAAATTAGATGCTGGCCATTATTATACCTATCTGAGGTTAAGTAATCAATGGTACAAGTGTGATGATGCTTGGATTACTCGAGTTAATGAAAACATTGTCAGGTCTGCCCAAGGTTACATGATGTTCTATGTGCAAAAGACACTTTTCTACAAAGCAAGTGAAAAACCAAGGGCACTTTGA